Sequence from the Sulfurimonas hongkongensis genome:
TTGTACCAATCTTCATATGTTAAATATAAGGGTATTGAAAAACATCTCATTACCTTTGGATATCGTTTAACAAATGAAGAGACTATTGATATGACGTCTAAACTATCAAACAGAGAAACTGGAGATGCAGGACTTTTTGACTACACTGATACCCTGCCATTTTTTGATAAAAATGCAAAACGAAGTACTCTAGTTATCTCCTTGCAGGATGAATTTCAGTATAGCAACAGTCTTGGCTTTATGTATGGTTTCAACTATGAAAAAAACACATATAAAACCTCAGGTATAGAACCCAGAGTATCTATGGTATATCAACATAGCTCTGAGGATATTTTTAAAGCCATATATAGCCGTTCACACCGAAATGCTTCATGGCAAGAGATGTACACTATGAATAACAGAGCTAGAGTTGGAAATACAAACTTGGATCCTGAAAAAGTAGATGCTTTTGAAGTTGCATATATTAAAAAATTCTCTAGTGATACATATCTGCAAACAAATATATTTTATCTTTTAAACAAAGATCAAATATATAATACTGCAACAGATTCTACATATAGAAATGTTGTAGACACAGATATCTATGGCTTTGAGCTTGAATACAAAGGAAACTTTACATCCTCAGATCAACTATACATAAACTACTCTTATGTAGCTGGAACTTCTTACATAAAAGATGAAAGCAAGAGTGAGTCACTACCTAATGTAGCGAACCACTTACTTAAAGGCTACTATATCTATAATATCAGTAGTTCACTCTCTGTTAGTGGACTTGCAAAATATGTTGGTTCAAAAGAGAGAATCTCTGGTGATACTAGAGATAAATTAGACTCATACTCTACCTTAGATACTTCTCTTAACTACAAAAACAAAAGACACAATTACACTGTAACACTGAGTCTAAAAAATATATTTGATGCAACCCTTAAGTTCCCATCTTCTCCAAATACATATTCACAAGATTATGAGCAAGAGGGTAGGAGCTTTCTTGTCGCTCTTAAGAAGAAGTTTTAAATGAAAAAAATAATCTTTTTATGTTTCATTTTAGTAAATATGGCTTATGGCTATAGTTATAGTGACATATTACTAAAAGCGCAAGCTTCTATTTTTCCAAAAATACTGCTCTTAGATAAAAACCTAAAAAATAAACTCATTGATGGAAAGGTTGTTTACACAATAGCTTATGGCAAAAATGATCTACATATAGCTCAAGAGATAAGTGAATTTATAGATAAAAACTTTGAAGGATATTTTGACAAATATTTATATGAAATTAACCTAGTTGAATTTTCTGATCTATCAAATGATACAAAGGCATCTGCTATTTACACTCTAAATTCAGATCAACACATCTCCAAAGTTGCCAAAGTTGCCAAAGAAAAAGGAGTAATAGCCTTTTCATACGACATACAAAACTTAAAAAAAGGGCTACTTTTTTCTCTAATGCTAGAAAAATCAACTGTTTTGTATCTAAACAAAGAAGACTTAAATAAAACTAAAATAGACTTTGTTGACTCTTTATTACAAATGGTTACATTTATAGACAAAAATAATATATAATTGTCTCTCAACTTCACTATGAATATGCTAAGATGATTTATGCAAAATATAAGTTATGTAGCGTGAATGGAGTCTTATTTAGTATGAAAAAAAATCAAGTCAAATCTATCTCTACTAAAATTGTACTTCTTATTGTGCTTATTTTTTTACTTAGTGTTTTAGTTATCTTGACTGCGTTTGAAAAAATAAATAAAAAAGCCTTTTATAGTATAGAAATGGAAAAAGCAGATCTTGTTGCTAGAACTATAGAACCTTTAATCGCTCTAAATATATATCTTGATATGAAAGATAAAACAGATCAAGTATTAAGTCAACTTATAGAAAATCCGAATATACTAGCCGTAAAAGTTTTAAAAAACCTCAAAGTTATTAATGAAATCAGATCACCAGAGTATGATAAGAGCATAGAAGAATCTTTTACTATAAAACAAGCCATACACCAACCAAATTCAAAAAAAATACTCGGTTCTCTAATTATTACATATTCAAATAAAAATTACAAAGAACTAATTAATCAATACACTAAAATATTGCTAATAATGTTTGTTGTTTTTAGTTTTATCTTTACTCTTTTTGGCTTATATGTAAAAAAACTTTTACTACCTCTTAGAAAGATTGCCAAATCACTAAAAGAATATTCTCCAGATCAAGAGATAAAGATACCATATGTATCTCAAAACAATGAAATAGGACTTATATCAAAAGCTCTAAATAATATGCAGCAAAAAATATCTCAATACTCAAAAAAACAAAAAAATATAAATCAATATCTTGAAGAAAAGGTAAATGAAAAAACATTAGAGTTGCGTAAACAACTATATACCGACTCGCTTACAAAGCTACCAAATAGGCATAGTCTACTTAATGATATCATCAGCAGCGATGATGGGGCACTTCTTGTCATTAATATAGATGACTTTAGAGAGATAAATGACTTTTTTGGACAAACTGCAGGTGATTACATATTAAAAAGTTTTGCATATAAGCTTAATAGTATGTTTAATAAAAAGCAAAACACTACTGTAAGCAGACTCTCAGGTGATGAATTTGCTATATATTTTACAAAAAAACCATCTATACAAGAGTTTATTAAAATAGCTGAAAATCTAGCAGCAAATGTTGAAAAAATGATATTTTTTTATGAGAATAATGAGCTTTCCATTAGAGTTTCTGTAGGTGGATCTTATCAGATGGAAAATATTTTAGAAAAAGCAGATATAGCTTTAAAATCAGCAAAAAAGCAACAAGAATCTTTTTTACTTTATGATGAAAATTTAAATATTGAAGAGCAATATAAAGATAATATTGAATGGGTAAAAAATCTTAAAATAGCTATAGAAAATGATAAGATAGTCCCATACTTTCAAGCTATATATGATAATAAATCAGATAAAGTTGCAAGCTACGAGTGTTTAATACGTCTCATAGATGAAGATGGAAATATAATTAGTCCATATAAATTTTTAATAATCGCCAAAAAAAGTAGACTTTATAGTAAATTGACAAAAATTATGATTGAGAAAAGTTGTAAATATTTTGAAAATATCGATTCATATTTTTCTGTAAATGTATCAGTTGAAGATATTTTAAATAAAAACACTGTTAAGTACATAAAGCAAAAGATAAAAGAACATAATGTTTCTAAAAAAATAATATTTGAAATTTTAGAGTCTGAGGGCATAGAGAACTATGAAGATGTAGCTGTTTTTACAAATGAGATGAAAGCTCTTGGCTGTAGAATATCTATAGATGACTTTGGCTCCGGATACTCTAACTTTGAACATCTTCTTAAATTAAACATAGACTATATAAAGATAGATGGTACTCTAATAAAAAATATTGATTATGACATAAATGCCCAAATAGTTGTTAAAACCATTGTTGATTTTGCGCAAAGACTAAATATACTGACTGTTGCAGAGTTTGTACATAATGAGTCAGTTTATAAAAAAGTAAAAGATCTAAGTATTGATCGTACTCAAGGATTTTTCTTAGCTAGACCTCATGATAAAATCTAATAATATCCCCTTTACAAATAAACAAAGCATAATTTAGATAAAATCACATAACTATATTTTTAAAAAAAAGGTAAATAATGGGTTTAAGTATAGGTCTAGTAGGACTCCCTAATGTCGGTAAATCAACAACTTTCAATGCATTAACAAAGGCACAAAACGCAGAGGCTGCAAACTATCCATTTTGTACCATAGAGCCAAACAAGGCTGTAGTTCCTGTTCCAGATAAGAGATTAGCAGAGCTTGCAAAGATAGTAAATCCCCAGAGGATTCAATACTCTACACTAGACTTCGTAGATATCGCAGGTTTAGTAAAAGGTGCGTCAAAAGGTGAAGGACTTGGAAATAAGTTTCTCTCAAACATCCGTGAAACTGAGGTTATACTCCAAATTGTAAGATGTTTTGATGATGAAAACATAGTCCATAACGAAGGCAGTATCGACCCACTTCGTGATGTTGAAATTATAGAGGGTGAGCTTATACTTGCAGATATAGAGGTTTTATCTAACCGTATTGATAGACTCAAAAAACAGGCAAAAGCAGATAAGAGTGCAAAAGAGATGTTAGAGATGGCCGAAGAGCTTATGGAGTTTTTAGCTGATGGGAAGTTAGCAAGAAACTTTAAAGATGCCGACACTGATATTTACAAACAACTAAACTCAGAAGTTAGATTTTTAACTAACAAAGAGATTATGTATGGAGCAAATACTGACGAAGATGGTCTCTTAGAAGACAACAATTATGTAGTAGCTCTAAGAGAGCATGCTGCTAAAAACAACTGTGAGCTTATAAAACTATGTGCAAAGATTGAAGAAGAACTTATCGGTCTTGATGATGATGAAGCTCAGGAATTTTTAACAGATCTAGGAGTTAAAGAGTCAGGATTAGAACAGATAATACAAAAAGGTTTTGACAAACTAGGACTTATGAGCTACTTTACAGCAGGCGTTAAAGAGGTTCGCTCTTGGACTATTAGAAAAAATTCAACTGCACCTCGCGCTGCTGCTGCCATCCACAATGACTTTGAAAAAGGTTTTATCCGTGCAGAGGTTATATCTTATGAAGATTTCATAACTTATGGTGGAGAAGCAAAGGCAAAGGAAGCTGGAAAGATGAGACTTGAGGGGAAAGAGTACATCGTACAAGATGGCGATGTTATGCACTTTAGATTTAATGTTTAAAAAATAAAATTAAGGATATTATTATGGAGTTAAAATACGTTGGTCCAAAACCTATCATCTCTCATACAGGCATAGAGTTTGATAACAATAAAGAGGACAAATATGTCTACTTAAATATAGCAGTTCAACTTATAAAAGCACTTGATCACGACTATTTTGAAGATAAAATATACACTTATGAAGCCTCAACTAAGAGATTAGATAACAAAGAGCTATTTGATGAGCTAAAAAAGATATGTCCAAATATAAACACGCTTATGGAAAAACAAAATCATGATATAGAAGAAGAGATAGAGCACAATTTAAAAAGAGCCCAAGAAAACACTGTATTGAGTGAAGAGAACAAAGAGGTTTTGTATAACAATATAAACATTATGCATGATTATCTCATCCAAAGATCTATCAATAAAAGTGTTTATTATTGTGTTATATACGCACTTGCAGATATGCTAAAAAAAGATCATATCAACTATATAGTAGCACCACTATTTCAAAAATTTGCTCATGTTCTTCACTCAGTCCAAGGAAGTCTAAAAAGACAAAAAACTCCCCTAGACACTGCTATGGAAATTTTTAAAAAAGATGATGGACTCTTTGTAAAACTAAAAGTCATTAGCAGATAGCGTTTACAAAAAAGATAAAACCTAAAGGCTCAAAATGTCCTCTAACTTAGGCTTTAATTTATCAGCTAACTCAAAAGCTAAGCGGCTTGTACTCAAAAGAGTGTTTGAGTCATTTTCTTCATCTTCTAGCTCTCTAAATCTCTCTAAGAGCTGTTTTTTATAGTCATTTACCATCTGATCTATATCCATCTTCGAGTCTGGATTTTCCTCTAGTTCTTTTTCTAGTTTTTTCTTGTACTCTTCTAGCATCTCTTCTATTTTTTGCATATTAAAGTCATACATAAACTTAAAAGAACCCTTTTGAGTGAGGTCTTTTTTAAACTGTTGAAGTGCTATATCATCCGCGTTTATCTCGTCACGACTCTTATACTCTTTTACTTGAGTTTGAGTTTGAGTTTGTTTTTCATCATTAAAAGCAAACGCTATATCAGATTCTCGTATTTGTTCTTTGTTTTTACTATAGCTAAAAGCACTTGTAGAACTACCAACTAACATAATCTACTCCTGTTTTTTTATATTTACAAGCAATAACTATACCTTTAACTTTTAAAGTGAGTTTTCAAGTAAAATAGCTAAACTTTCATCTAAAAAAACAGGGCTAAACTTGACTCTACAAGACTTAAACGCACATATTTTACTAAACTCAAAAGATTTGAGTGCTGAATTTAAAAGACTTTTTCATGGTCGTGGTGGGCTTTATGATGATTTTAAACATCTCACTATTGACTCTATTGACACTATTTTAAGTGTCGCTCTATATGATAAAGATGCGAAAGAGAGCGAACTCTTAGAACTTTTAAAATCTTTTATAAAAACTTCAAGACATAATACTATAGTTGTGCAAAGAAGATATAAAAAAGACTTTCCAGTTGAAGTAGTCATAGGAGAGTTAAGTGATGAGATTTTTGCTCTTGAAAATGGTATGAAATTTAGACTAAATCTTCTCTCAAATCGTAACAGTGGCTACTTTGCAGATATGAAAAATGGAAGAGAGTTTGTAAGAGAGAGTGCAAAAGATAAAAGTGTTTTAAATCTTTTTTCATATACTTGTGCTTTTAGTGTGGCTGCCATCTTAGGAGGTGCAAAAAGTGTCTCAAATATCGATATGAGCAAAGCATCTCTAAGTATTGGTCGCTTAAACCATCACTTAAATGATCTTGATACTAGAGGTGTGAGCTTTCTGCCTTACAATATCCTAAAATCTTTTTCTCGCATCAAGAAAAAAGGTCCTTATGACCTTATCATTATTGATCCGCCAAGTTTTCAAAGAGGAAGTTTTGAAGCTACGAAAGATTATAGAAAAATCATAGCAAAACTTCCAGATATTGCATCAGATAACTGCATCTTGCTCGCTTGCTTGAACTCGCCAGAACTTAACTCATCTTTTTTAAAAGAGTTAATATCAGAGTTAGCTCCTGAGTTTGAGTTTAAAGAGAGACTTGCAAACCTAAAAGAGTTTGAGAGCCTTGATGAAGAGAGAAGTCTAAAAAATCTACTCTTTACAAAAGTCCGCTAAGAGTCCACCTTTTACCATCTTATAGGTCTCTTCGCCCTTTAGTTTTTTTACAATTGCCAAAGCAAAACACATAGCAGTTGCAGGTCCACGAGATGTTAAGACATTAGCGTCTTCAACAACCATTGTGCCATCTCCTATGTAACCCTGCTCTCTTATCTCTTTTTCTACTGATGGATAACAAGTATAGTTTTGCTTTAAAACTCCAGCTCTATGAAGTGCATAAGGAGCCGCACAGATGGCTGCTATGTTTTTGCCTTTACTATCCATCTCCTTTAAGATGTTCTGTACATTCCCATCATCTGCTAGAGCGTGAGTTCCATCCCAACCACCAGGAAGTGCTATCATATCAAGCTCACTAACCTTTACATCTTTAATGTTCATGTCAGTTACAACACTGATGCCATTTGCACCCTTTACAACACTCTCTTCATCAAATGCGGCTACTAAAACTTCAATCTCCGCTCTTCTTAAAACATCTATGATAGATACAGCCTCTATCTCTTCAAACCCTGTAGCTAGTGGTACTAAAACTTTCATAAAAAATCCTTTATCGTTATGTTATTCTAATAATAGTATAATTGAAAAAATTTTACAAAGGCAACTTTAAAAAGATGATAAATTATGAAACTATAAAACCTTGGCTTTTTAAACTAGAGCCAGAAAATGCCCACCTCTTAGCTGAGAGTGCACTAAGAGTTGCAAATCTTTGTCAGATACCATTTAACTCTTTTTTAGAATCTCATTTTGTAACTGATAACGCCTTAAGACAAAAGTTATTTAAAAGAGAGTTTTTAAATCCTGTTGGTCTTGGGGCTGGGTTTGATAAAAATGCAACTGTTCTTCGCGGTATTCAAATTTTAGGATTTGGCTTTAGTGAGATAGGCACTATCACTCCACTTGCACAAGCTGGAAATCCTAAGCCTAGAATGTTTAGACATATACAAGAAAAAACTCTACAAAATGCTATGGGCTTTAACAATGATGGGGCCCTAAAGATTCAAAAAAGACTTAAAAAAGTATATCCTTTTACAACTCCTATCGGTATAAATATTGGTAAAAACAAGATTACAGCAGAAAAAGATGCCATTAGTGACTACACAAAGCTTATCAAAACTTTTAATGGCTTGGGTGATTACTTTGTTATAAATATCTCATCTCCAAACACTCCAGGACTTAGAGATTTGCAAAATGAAGAGTTTATAACAGAGCTTTTTAAAGAAGCAAAAGCACTCACAGATATGCCGATACTTCTGAAGATAGCACCTGATATGACAAAAGAAGATGCGGTAGCTCTTACAAAGATGGCAGTTGAAAAAGGCGCAGATGGCATAATTGCAACAAACACAACTATAGACTACTCACTCGTAGAAAATCCAAAAGATATCGGTGGACTAAGTGGCGCGGTTTTAAAAGAGAAGAGTTTTGAGATATTTGAGGCTATTGCAAAAGAGCTTTATAGTAAGACTATACTTATCTCAGTTGGTGGGATTGACTCCGCAGAGGAAGCTTACAGACGCATAAAAGCTGGAGCATCTTTAGTTCAAGTCTATACTTCACTGATATTTAGTGGACCTGATTTGGTCATGAACATAAATAAGGGGCTTATAGAGCTTATCAAAGCTGATGGATATACAAATATCACAGAAGCTATAGGTGCAGACAGAACATGAAAATATTCTTAGCAATCTTACTAACTTTAGGGACATTAATGGCATCATCACTACCTCATTATGAGACAAAAACACTTAAAAACGGACTACAAGTAGTTGTAATCCCACTAGAAAATTCCACAAATGTAATCTCTACTGACATCTTTTACAAGGTTGGAAGTAGAAATGAAATCATGGGTAAAACAGGCATTGCTCACATGTTAGAGCATATGAATTTCAAATCTACAAAAAATCTTCCAGCTGGAGAGTTTGACAAAGAGGTAAAGAACATAGGCGGGGTAAACAACGCATCTACGAGTTTTGACTACACTCACTACTACATAAAATCAAGTACAGATAATCTTTCAAAGTCACTTAGTCTATATGCTGAACTTATGCAAAACCTAAATCTAAAAGATGATGAGTTTCAACCTGAGAGAGATGTTGTAGCTGAAGAGAGACGTTGGAGAACTGAAAACTCTCCTCTTGGTTACTTGTACTTCTCTTTGTTTAACAACGCTTATGTTTATCATCCATACCACTGGACTCCGATAGGCTTTATGAATGACATCCAAACATGGACTATAAAAGATATAAAGGATTTTCACAAAACTTACTACCAACCAAACAATGCTATCTTAATGGTTACAGGCGATGTAGATGCAAAAGAGGTTTTCAAAAAAGCAGAAGCTAAATTTGCTCATATAAAAAATGGTACTAAGATTCCTGAATTTAAGTTTGTAGAACCCCCTCAAGATGGAGCAAAAAGAGTCATTATCCATAAAGAGAGCGAAGTTGAGCTTTTGGCTATTGCTTTTCACATCCCAGACTTTAAAAGTAAAGATCAAGTAACACTTAGTGTAATCTCTGAGATACTCTACTCTGGAAAAAGCTCAAGACTCTACAAAGAGCTAGTAGATAAAAGACACCTTGTAAACCAAGTATATGCTTACAATATGGAAAACATCGACCCTGGTCTTTTTATATTTTTAGCTTCTTGTAACTCAGGTGTAAAAGCTGAGGATGTTGAGAAGATTTTGATAGAGCAAATAGAGCTTATGAAAAACTCAAAGGTAACTAAAGCTGAACTTGAAAAAGTAAAGATCAACACAAAAGCAGACTTTATCTACTCGTTAGAGAGCTCATCATCTGTTGCAAATCTATTTGGTAGTTATTTAGTCCGTGGGGATTTAGCTCCACTTTTAACTTACGAAGAAGATATAAACAAAGTAACCTCAAAAGAAGTTTTAGAAGTTGCTAACAAATACTTTGACTTTACTAAGTCAACTACTATTATTTTGAAAAAGTAGGTAAATTGGAAGTGATGTTTTTAGGGCGAGGCTCATCGTGGAGAATGCCATTGGCTAGCATTCCTAGAAGCATTACTTCCGGCTCGCCCAAAGATTTTACCCTAATTGTGAAACTATAGACGCTTCAACATCTTTGATATCAGCTGTTCCATCTACAGTTATATACTTAAGTGATTCATCTTTAGAAGCCTGCTCTTTGTAGTAACCTATAAGTGGTTCTGTTTGCTC
This genomic interval carries:
- the ychF gene encoding redox-regulated ATPase YchF translates to MGLSIGLVGLPNVGKSTTFNALTKAQNAEAANYPFCTIEPNKAVVPVPDKRLAELAKIVNPQRIQYSTLDFVDIAGLVKGASKGEGLGNKFLSNIRETEVILQIVRCFDDENIVHNEGSIDPLRDVEIIEGELILADIEVLSNRIDRLKKQAKADKSAKEMLEMAEELMEFLADGKLARNFKDADTDIYKQLNSEVRFLTNKEIMYGANTDEDGLLEDNNYVVALREHAAKNNCELIKLCAKIEEELIGLDDDEAQEFLTDLGVKESGLEQIIQKGFDKLGLMSYFTAGVKEVRSWTIRKNSTAPRAAAAIHNDFEKGFIRAEVISYEDFITYGGEAKAKEAGKMRLEGKEYIVQDGDVMHFRFNV
- a CDS encoding class I SAM-dependent methyltransferase — its product is MTLQDLNAHILLNSKDLSAEFKRLFHGRGGLYDDFKHLTIDSIDTILSVALYDKDAKESELLELLKSFIKTSRHNTIVVQRRYKKDFPVEVVIGELSDEIFALENGMKFRLNLLSNRNSGYFADMKNGREFVRESAKDKSVLNLFSYTCAFSVAAILGGAKSVSNIDMSKASLSIGRLNHHLNDLDTRGVSFLPYNILKSFSRIKKKGPYDLIIIDPPSFQRGSFEATKDYRKIIAKLPDIASDNCILLACLNSPELNSSFLKELISELAPEFEFKERLANLKEFESLDEERSLKNLLFTKVR
- a CDS encoding quinone-dependent dihydroorotate dehydrogenase, whose translation is MINYETIKPWLFKLEPENAHLLAESALRVANLCQIPFNSFLESHFVTDNALRQKLFKREFLNPVGLGAGFDKNATVLRGIQILGFGFSEIGTITPLAQAGNPKPRMFRHIQEKTLQNAMGFNNDGALKIQKRLKKVYPFTTPIGINIGKNKITAEKDAISDYTKLIKTFNGLGDYFVINISSPNTPGLRDLQNEEFITELFKEAKALTDMPILLKIAPDMTKEDAVALTKMAVEKGADGIIATNTTIDYSLVENPKDIGGLSGAVLKEKSFEIFEAIAKELYSKTILISVGGIDSAEEAYRRIKAGASLVQVYTSLIFSGPDLVMNINKGLIELIKADGYTNITEAIGADRT
- a CDS encoding M16 family metallopeptidase, with the translated sequence MKIFLAILLTLGTLMASSLPHYETKTLKNGLQVVVIPLENSTNVISTDIFYKVGSRNEIMGKTGIAHMLEHMNFKSTKNLPAGEFDKEVKNIGGVNNASTSFDYTHYYIKSSTDNLSKSLSLYAELMQNLNLKDDEFQPERDVVAEERRWRTENSPLGYLYFSLFNNAYVYHPYHWTPIGFMNDIQTWTIKDIKDFHKTYYQPNNAILMVTGDVDAKEVFKKAEAKFAHIKNGTKIPEFKFVEPPQDGAKRVIIHKESEVELLAIAFHIPDFKSKDQVTLSVISEILYSGKSSRLYKELVDKRHLVNQVYAYNMENIDPGLFIFLASCNSGVKAEDVEKILIEQIELMKNSKVTKAELEKVKINTKADFIYSLESSSSVANLFGSYLVRGDLAPLLTYEEDINKVTSKEVLEVANKYFDFTKSTTIILKK
- a CDS encoding DJ-1 family glyoxalase III, producing MKVLVPLATGFEEIEAVSIIDVLRRAEIEVLVAAFDEESVVKGANGISVVTDMNIKDVKVSELDMIALPGGWDGTHALADDGNVQNILKEMDSKGKNIAAICAAPYALHRAGVLKQNYTCYPSVEKEIREQGYIGDGTMVVEDANVLTSRGPATAMCFALAIVKKLKGEETYKMVKGGLLADFCKE
- a CDS encoding EAL domain-containing protein, with product MKKNQVKSISTKIVLLIVLIFLLSVLVILTAFEKINKKAFYSIEMEKADLVARTIEPLIALNIYLDMKDKTDQVLSQLIENPNILAVKVLKNLKVINEIRSPEYDKSIEESFTIKQAIHQPNSKKILGSLIITYSNKNYKELINQYTKILLIMFVVFSFIFTLFGLYVKKLLLPLRKIAKSLKEYSPDQEIKIPYVSQNNEIGLISKALNNMQQKISQYSKKQKNINQYLEEKVNEKTLELRKQLYTDSLTKLPNRHSLLNDIISSDDGALLVINIDDFREINDFFGQTAGDYILKSFAYKLNSMFNKKQNTTVSRLSGDEFAIYFTKKPSIQEFIKIAENLAANVEKMIFFYENNELSIRVSVGGSYQMENILEKADIALKSAKKQQESFLLYDENLNIEEQYKDNIEWVKNLKIAIENDKIVPYFQAIYDNKSDKVASYECLIRLIDEDGNIISPYKFLIIAKKSRLYSKLTKIMIEKSCKYFENIDSYFSVNVSVEDILNKNTVKYIKQKIKEHNVSKKIIFEILESEGIENYEDVAVFTNEMKALGCRISIDDFGSGYSNFEHLLKLNIDYIKIDGTLIKNIDYDINAQIVVKTIVDFAQRLNILTVAEFVHNESVYKKVKDLSIDRTQGFFLARPHDKI